From the Butyrivibrio fibrisolvens genome, the window TTGCTTTATGCTGATCTGGCACTTACCCTTGTTACGTCCATATTTACGATAGCTATAAATTTCCTGTATATTCCTTTGTTTTCTACATATTCTACTGAGTATGCAGACAGAATCTATGCTGTACTGACAGATGCTGTTTTCATGATCCTGTTGTCACTCATGGGTATTTTCTATTCAAGGCTTAATAAGAAACAGAACAAGGAATCCTTAGATGAGATAGAAGAAGCTTCAAAACAGCAGCAAAAAGATGCAGAGGTCATCAAAAATATAGGCATCAAGATTGGAGAAAAACTTGAAGATGCCAATGATGCCATGGAATCACTTTCTGATAAAGTTACGTCCAGCGCATCAGCTTCTGAGGAAATCTCTACAGCGATAACCCATACCGCAGAAGCAATACAGACTCAGACAGAGATGAACTCCCATATCACTAAATCTCTCGAAGATATAGCTCATCAGTCAAGAGCTATGCGCAGAAATGCCGATGAAGTTAAAGAAGATATAAACGAAGGTAACAGCCTTGTTAAGACCCTTAATAATAAGTCAAAAGAATCTTCTGTTATCAATGCTGAGACAGCAGAGATGACTTCTAATCTGCAGCAGTCAGCCGGTATGGTAAAAGAGATCGTAAGTACGATCCTCAGTATTTCAGGTCAGACCAATCTTCTTGCATTAAATGCTTCTATCGAAGCTGCAAGAGCCGGAGAAGCCGGAAAAGGCTTTGCTGTTGTTGCTGATGAGATCAGAGCTCTTTCTGAGAATACTAAGGCTTCGGCAGAGCAGATAGCTGCTACTATTGACGACCTCCTCCAAAAGGTTAATACAGCATCTGCAAATATGCAAAAGAGTGTTGACTCTGCTAATGAGCAGAGCGAGATCATTACTGAAACAGGTGAGAAGTTCGAAGTCATCCTCAACAAGGTTACAGATCTTACCTCAAGAGCCGGCAAGATCTCAGACAATGTCGATGCCTGCGTAGATGCCAATACAAAGGTTATGGATGCAATCAGTAACCTTTCTGCTACTTCAGAAGAGGTTGCTGCATCAGCCCAGTCTAGTATTGAGATAAGTCAGGATTGTAAAAATGATATGTCTACTACCAAGGGGCTTTTGGATGATATCCTGAAGATAAGCCGAAGTGGAAGGAAGTAAATCAATAGAAGTAATAATATAAAAAACTATTTTTCCATGAATATATAATTATATAAAATCAGATTCAAGTAAAGCGGTTTCCTGCCATAATTGGTTGTAAGCCGCTTATTTTCTGTTGATTCAGCATTCCTTATGATGTAGTATAATAATACTGTTCTCCACTTATTCACTGAATATATATCTAAAGTAAATTTTGGATTAGTAATAATTTTCTGGAATAAAGTGACATAAACTTATGGAAAAGTATACTTATAGTATTTTTATAATAGAAGACGACGTTAATATTGGAGATATGCTTGAGGAGGCACTTGGGCTTGAAGGATATGAAGTAACAAGAGCTTACTCAGGTACAGAAGCTCTTTTGCTATTAGAAAGGAAAAATCCTGATCTGGTACTTCTGGACCTTATGCTCCCGGGATTATCGGGAGAAGAGCTTATTGGTAAGCTACAGGGGATTCCTGTAATAGTTATGAGCGCCAAATCAGATCTTAGAAGCAAGATAAGCTTATTAAAGGAAGGGGCATGCGACTATGTCACCAAGCCTTTTATCTTGGCTGAACTAATAGCAAGGATTGAAGCCCATCTTCGCCTTGCGGGTGTATCAAAAGGAAGCACTAATAGAAGTGTTGAAGATGAAAGCGTTATAAAAGTAGGCGATGTTGCACTTAACACTTCTCTTAATGTTGTGACAATTGGCGGGCAGGAGACTAATCTTACAAGAACGGAAGCTGCTATTTTAGGTCTTCTAATGTCCAATTCAGGCAGACCCCTTGGACGTAGCACTATCCTTGACAGGATAAGTGAAGATACACCTGACTGTACCGAGAGATCTTTAAAACAGCATATAAGCAACATCCGTAAGAAACTCCAGCTTATGGATAACCAAAATCATATAGATGCTATTTATGGTATTGGTTTCCAGTTTCATACTTAAGAAGATCATTTCAAAAGTAAAAAGATAAAGATTTTAATCTTGACCAAATCTTGACCTTTTCTATACCACTTTCTTGACCGGAGAGTGGTATTTTCTTTTGAGTAGGAACCAAGCAGGGTTTCAAGTTATGACAGACTTGATCCTGCAGGTAATAAAGCAACAATCAATTCAACAAGAGGGCTATAAAGATGGAATATGTATTTAAAGCAAAGAACTTAAGTAAAAGATATGGAAAATTCGATGCACTTTCAGGAGTAAACCTTGAAATACCCAAAGGTGCAATATATGGATTTGTTGGTAAAAACGGAGCCGGCAAAACAACTCTTATAAGACTTATGTGCGGTCTACAGACTCCTACAGATGGATCATATGAGATCATGGGAGCAGAACTTGGTTCTAAAGAGATCATTAAGATGAGACACAGAATGGGAGCTGTTGTTGAATCTCCCGCCATCTACAAGGATATGACAGCAAGAGATAACCTTGTTCAGCAGTGCCTTATGCTGGGTCTTCCTGATTATGACAACGTTGACGATATTCTTAAGCTTGTAGGCTTATCTGATACTGGTAAGAAAAAAGCAAGAAGCTTTTCCCTTGGTATGCGCCAGCGTCTTGGAATCGGAGTTGCTCTTTGCGGAGATCCTGATTTTATCATCCTTGACGAGCCTATCAATGGTCTTGATCCTCAGGGTATCATCGAGATAAGAGAGCTTATCCTTAAGCTTAACAAAGAAAGGGGAATCACCTTCCTAATCTCAAGCCACATCCTTGATGAACTTGCCAAGATCTCAACTAACTACGGCTTCATTGATCACGGCCACATCGTTCGTCAGATGAGCGCAGAAGAGCTTAAGCAGGAATGCAGAAAGTCACTGCGCATGAAAGTAAGCGATGTTAGTCTTCTTTCCAAGGTCATGGATGAAAAGAATGTTGAGTACAAGGTAATTGATGGAAATACAGCTGATGTTTATGCAGAGCTTAATTTCTCAGATGTAGCCAGAGATTTCGAAAAGGTTGGCTGCAACATCATCAAGATGGAAGAGCGAGATGAGAGTCTTGAAGCCTTTTATCTTTCACTTTTAGGAGGCGGGGACAATGCTCAGAAATCTGTATGCTGATGCCAGAAAAACTCTTTACTGCAAAGGCTTTCACATAGGTCTTGCCCTTTTGGTTGCCTATCTTATCATAAACGGCATCTATAATCTTATACTATGCAAGATATTTGGCGGCTACATAATAGCTGAGGAGCTGATATTTTCTTTTAACGGAGTAGCGATATTCTGGATCACAGCTTCGACTCTGATCATAT encodes:
- a CDS encoding response regulator transcription factor; its protein translation is MEKYTYSIFIIEDDVNIGDMLEEALGLEGYEVTRAYSGTEALLLLERKNPDLVLLDLMLPGLSGEELIGKLQGIPVIVMSAKSDLRSKISLLKEGACDYVTKPFILAELIARIEAHLRLAGVSKGSTNRSVEDESVIKVGDVALNTSLNVVTIGGQETNLTRTEAAILGLLMSNSGRPLGRSTILDRISEDTPDCTERSLKQHISNIRKKLQLMDNQNHIDAIYGIGFQFHT
- a CDS encoding ABC transporter ATP-binding protein translates to MEYVFKAKNLSKRYGKFDALSGVNLEIPKGAIYGFVGKNGAGKTTLIRLMCGLQTPTDGSYEIMGAELGSKEIIKMRHRMGAVVESPAIYKDMTARDNLVQQCLMLGLPDYDNVDDILKLVGLSDTGKKKARSFSLGMRQRLGIGVALCGDPDFIILDEPINGLDPQGIIEIRELILKLNKERGITFLISSHILDELAKISTNYGFIDHGHIVRQMSAEELKQECRKSLRMKVSDVSLLSKVMDEKNVEYKVIDGNTADVYAELNFSDVARDFEKVGCNIIKMEERDESLEAFYLSLLGGGDNAQKSVC
- a CDS encoding methyl-accepting chemotaxis protein, with product MSLQEKHYQESNLLAFKFSCIIQFFEILSTVLYQGGRVGFVNTAIMLVMQGIIFVASVAFFIMFKGKTRGKYLMLGCLAAGYLVVMLGSVHITYIWAFGPALVILSLLYADLALTLVTSIFTIAINFLYIPLFSTYSTEYADRIYAVLTDAVFMILLSLMGIFYSRLNKKQNKESLDEIEEASKQQQKDAEVIKNIGIKIGEKLEDANDAMESLSDKVTSSASASEEISTAITHTAEAIQTQTEMNSHITKSLEDIAHQSRAMRRNADEVKEDINEGNSLVKTLNNKSKESSVINAETAEMTSNLQQSAGMVKEIVSTILSISGQTNLLALNASIEAARAGEAGKGFAVVADEIRALSENTKASAEQIAATIDDLLQKVNTASANMQKSVDSANEQSEIITETGEKFEVILNKVTDLTSRAGKISDNVDACVDANTKVMDAISNLSATSEEVAASAQSSIEISQDCKNDMSTTKGLLDDILKISRSGRK